Proteins from a genomic interval of Bacteroidales bacterium:
- a CDS encoding transposase — protein MPIRKSQKNYKAQPFIFRKSRKRIETMFSQLCDQFMIRRNYAESFDGFKNRILSKMLAMTIIQMMNKLNNRNINNLKTVIA, from the coding sequence GTGCCAATACGTAAAAGCCAAAAGAATTACAAAGCTCAACCCTTTATTTTTCGAAAATCAAGAAAGCGTATCGAAACCATGTTTTCCCAATTATGCGACCAATTTATGATTCGAAGGAATTATGCTGAATCTTTTGATGGATTCAAAAACAGAATACTATCCAAAATGCTGGCAATGACCATTATACAAATGATGAATAAATTAAATAATCGAAATATTAACAATTTAAAAACCGTTATTGCTTAA